Proteins from one Dysgonomonas sp. HDW5A genomic window:
- the pflB gene encoding formate C-acetyltransferase yields the protein MEAYKDFKGNKWKEEINVNDFILKNYTEYTGDESFLENPTEATQKLWDKLSQMFVEEKKKGIYDAETKYPSQIDAYGAGYIDKDLEKIVGVQTDKPLKRAIFPNGGLRMVQQSLEEYGYKLDPITTEIYTKYRKTHNEGVFAAYTDSIRRARSNGLLTGLPDAYGRGRIIGDYRRVALYGVDRLIQEREKRFKECDPIVMTDDLIRLREELSSQLSALKALKAMASSYGYDISQPARTAQEAIQWTYFGYLGAIKDQNGAAMSLGRVTTFLDIYIERDIQAGLITEADAQEFIDHFVMKLRIVRFLRTPEYDELFSGDPVWVTESIGGMTNNGRSLVTKNSFRMLHTLYNLGPAPEPNLTILWSDRLPDGWKKYCAKVSIDTSSLQYENDDIMRPQLGDDYGIACCVSPMRIGHQMQFFGARANLPKALLYTINGGKDEKTKAQVLPKHWIEKVTGDYLEFDEVWEKFDRTLDWVAETYVKALNIIHYMHDKYSYEALEMALHDVDIVRTQAFGVSGLSIIADSFAAIKYGKVRIVRDQDGDAVDYIVEKDYIPFGNNDDNTDKFAVEIVEKFMNKIRKRKMYKDAIPTQSVLTITSNVVYGKKTGNTPDGRRDGTPFAPGANPMHGRDTKGAVASLSSVAKLPFEHANDGISYTFAITPNTLGKNRDEEAANLSGLLDGYFLQSGHHLNVNVFDRDLLIDAMEHPEQYPQLTIRVSGYAVNFIKLTREQQLDVINRTITTAF from the coding sequence ATGGAAGCATATAAAGATTTTAAAGGTAATAAGTGGAAGGAAGAAATCAATGTAAATGATTTTATTCTTAAAAACTATACTGAATACACTGGTGATGAATCTTTTCTGGAAAATCCAACTGAAGCAACCCAAAAACTTTGGGATAAATTGAGCCAAATGTTTGTTGAGGAGAAAAAGAAAGGTATTTATGATGCCGAAACTAAATATCCTTCTCAAATCGATGCCTACGGAGCCGGATATATTGATAAAGACTTAGAAAAAATAGTAGGTGTACAAACCGACAAGCCTCTAAAAAGAGCCATATTTCCTAACGGGGGATTGCGCATGGTACAGCAAAGTTTAGAGGAATACGGCTATAAATTAGATCCTATTACTACCGAGATATATACTAAATATAGAAAAACTCATAACGAAGGTGTATTTGCTGCATATACAGACAGTATCCGCCGTGCCAGAAGCAACGGTTTATTAACAGGGCTACCGGATGCATACGGTCGTGGCCGTATTATCGGAGATTATCGTCGTGTAGCTCTATATGGAGTAGACCGCCTGATACAGGAAAGAGAAAAACGTTTCAAAGAATGTGACCCTATTGTTATGACGGATGATTTAATTCGTCTTCGCGAGGAATTAAGTTCTCAGTTATCGGCTTTGAAAGCTTTGAAAGCAATGGCCTCATCATACGGATACGATATATCTCAACCCGCTAGAACTGCACAAGAAGCCATTCAGTGGACGTATTTTGGTTACTTAGGAGCGATCAAAGATCAAAATGGAGCAGCCATGAGTCTTGGACGCGTAACCACATTCCTTGATATTTATATAGAACGAGACATACAAGCCGGATTGATTACTGAAGCCGATGCTCAGGAGTTCATAGATCATTTTGTAATGAAATTGCGTATTGTCAGGTTTTTACGTACTCCCGAATATGACGAATTATTTTCGGGTGACCCTGTTTGGGTAACAGAATCGATAGGTGGTATGACCAATAACGGACGTTCGCTGGTGACTAAAAACAGCTTCCGTATGTTGCATACACTGTATAATCTGGGACCTGCACCCGAGCCAAACCTCACTATCCTTTGGAGTGATCGTCTACCTGACGGATGGAAAAAATATTGTGCTAAAGTATCAATTGATACTTCATCTCTTCAATATGAAAATGACGATATAATGCGTCCTCAGTTAGGAGATGATTATGGTATTGCCTGCTGTGTGTCTCCTATGCGTATCGGTCACCAAATGCAATTTTTCGGAGCCCGTGCCAATCTGCCTAAGGCTTTGCTTTATACGATAAACGGTGGTAAAGACGAAAAAACAAAGGCACAAGTACTGCCTAAACACTGGATAGAAAAAGTAACAGGTGATTATCTGGAATTTGATGAAGTATGGGAAAAATTTGACCGTACACTGGACTGGGTTGCGGAAACCTACGTTAAAGCATTGAATATTATCCACTATATGCACGATAAATATTCTTATGAAGCACTGGAAATGGCTTTACATGATGTTGATATTGTTCGCACCCAAGCATTTGGAGTATCAGGATTATCTATTATAGCCGACTCATTTGCAGCCATTAAATATGGTAAAGTACGCATTGTGAGAGATCAAGATGGAGATGCTGTAGATTATATAGTTGAAAAAGACTATATTCCTTTTGGAAATAATGACGATAATACAGATAAGTTTGCAGTCGAAATTGTCGAGAAGTTTATGAATAAGATTCGTAAGCGTAAGATGTATAAAGATGCCATCCCAACACAATCGGTACTGACTATAACCTCAAATGTTGTTTATGGCAAGAAAACCGGGAATACACCGGATGGACGTCGTGACGGTACTCCGTTTGCTCCGGGAGCCAACCCAATGCACGGACGCGATACAAAAGGGGCAGTTGCTTCGCTCTCTTCTGTAGCTAAACTTCCGTTCGAACATGCCAATGATGGTATCTCATACACATTTGCTATAACTCCTAATACTTTGGGTAAAAACAGGGATGAGGAAGCAGCAAACTTATCAGGCTTATTGGACGGGTATTTCCTTCAATCGGGACATCATCTGAATGTGAATGTGTTTGACAGAGATTTACTAATTGATGCAATGGAACATCCGGAACAATATCCTCAATTGACAATACGCGTATCGGGTTATGCCGTTAATTTCATAAAACTTACACGTGAGCAACAGTTAGATGTGATAAACAGAACTATAACAACTGCATTTTAA
- a CDS encoding ABC transporter permease, with protein MKILIKMKSSLKDIVELIIQEFKTIASSYSILLVLIGGIFIYGLLYNYMYQPNVIRNAPVVVVDKSNSKLSREYTRLIDAAPQVEVYGTAVDFIAAKELMKKNKVAGIIYIPKDFDTRVNRGEESIFITYAVTQAFLYYSSIQEASAGAMLELDDRYRPNMVVFLPAKDVLQIAAATPISVSGTPLYNYTEGYGTYLIPAVIMIIIFQTLMMVISMISGKERESGSIRHFAEQGTTLKRVSRIIISKTFVYCILYSIFGLFLAGLIPIIFQLPNIGNSYEIIMLFIPYLLATCFFGLAGSVFFTDSEAPILMIAFFSVGLVFLSGISYPLELMPWYWQATHFIIPAAPGTLAFVKVNSMGASMADIQTEYITLWIQCAVYFILACLAYQYNIKKAIK; from the coding sequence ATGAAGATATTGATTAAAATGAAAAGCAGTCTAAAAGATATTGTTGAATTGATAATTCAGGAATTCAAAACAATTGCATCAAGCTACTCTATCTTGCTTGTATTGATCGGAGGTATTTTCATTTATGGTCTCCTCTACAATTACATGTATCAACCTAATGTCATAAGAAATGCCCCGGTTGTTGTAGTTGATAAATCAAATAGCAAATTAAGCAGAGAGTATACCCGATTGATAGATGCTGCACCACAAGTAGAAGTTTATGGCACTGCGGTTGATTTTATTGCAGCTAAAGAACTTATGAAAAAGAATAAGGTTGCAGGTATTATATACATTCCTAAAGATTTCGATACGAGAGTAAATCGGGGTGAAGAATCTATATTTATAACCTATGCAGTAACGCAAGCATTCCTTTACTACTCGTCTATACAAGAAGCTTCAGCCGGAGCTATGCTGGAGTTGGATGACAGATACCGACCTAACATGGTAGTCTTCTTACCTGCGAAAGATGTACTGCAAATAGCGGCAGCCACGCCTATCTCAGTAAGTGGAACACCTCTTTATAACTATACCGAAGGATATGGTACTTATCTGATACCGGCTGTAATAATGATAATTATATTTCAGACTTTAATGATGGTAATATCCATGATTAGCGGTAAGGAGCGCGAATCGGGATCAATTCGCCATTTTGCAGAACAAGGAACAACTCTCAAACGAGTATCACGCATTATTATCAGTAAGACATTTGTTTACTGCATCCTATATTCTATTTTCGGATTATTCTTAGCAGGATTAATTCCGATCATATTTCAGTTACCCAATATAGGGAACTCTTATGAAATAATTATGTTATTCATTCCGTATTTGTTAGCCACCTGTTTTTTCGGATTGGCAGGCTCTGTATTCTTTACCGACTCCGAAGCACCGATATTGATGATTGCATTCTTTTCGGTAGGTCTGGTATTTCTTTCGGGCATCTCCTACCCTCTTGAACTAATGCCTTGGTATTGGCAAGCCACTCATTTTATTATACCTGCTGCTCCGGGTACACTGGCATTTGTGAAGGTAAATAGTATGGGAGCTTCTATGGCCGATATACAAACTGAATACATTACTTTATGGATACAATGTGCTGTATACTTTATTTTAGCATGCTTGGCGTATCAATACAATATAAAGAAAGCTATAAAATAA
- a CDS encoding ABC transporter permease has translation MNEISKNSSPFYSVLKRELIRMTSRRLYLGVCVILPLFTVFFMVTIFGTGQMENIPIGIVDLDQTATSRNISRTVATVPTFKVTEYYSDMESARKATQQKIIYGYLVIPHNFESDVMAGRQSTLAYYYHYALLSVGTEIYGAFESLLQTLALGPIVTEAVALGVGEEQITTFLVPVNTQSHPLYNSSLDYSIYLTNPFFFVLFQVLILLTTVYVVGSEIKFRTADKWLEAANLNMFTAIVGKLLPYTIIYCIIGIFANYIIFGVMDIPFSSGFLPLNLATILFIIATQAFGVFLFSLFPAIGIIMSVVSMVASLGATLSGVTFPVPFMYPAVYYASFLFPVRHFVEINQNLLYGNYGFAYTWQNVSILFLFPLVTLLMLPHLKNAILSHKYEDID, from the coding sequence ATGAATGAGATTTCTAAAAATAGTAGCCCTTTTTACTCAGTATTAAAACGAGAATTAATACGAATGACTTCCCGCAGACTATATTTAGGAGTTTGTGTAATATTACCCTTGTTCACTGTTTTCTTTATGGTTACTATTTTCGGGACAGGACAGATGGAAAATATACCGATAGGTATTGTCGATTTAGATCAAACCGCTACATCCCGAAATATATCCAGAACGGTAGCAACCGTCCCCACTTTTAAAGTGACAGAGTATTACAGCGATATGGAGTCGGCACGAAAAGCAACACAGCAGAAAATAATTTACGGATATTTAGTTATACCCCACAATTTTGAATCCGATGTTATGGCCGGTAGGCAATCGACCCTTGCGTATTATTATCACTATGCTTTGCTAAGTGTGGGTACAGAAATATATGGTGCTTTTGAATCTCTGCTCCAAACATTAGCTTTAGGACCTATTGTTACCGAAGCTGTAGCGCTGGGCGTAGGAGAAGAGCAGATCACAACCTTTCTTGTTCCGGTAAATACCCAAAGCCACCCACTGTATAATTCGAGTTTAGATTATTCTATTTACTTAACAAACCCATTCTTTTTTGTTCTATTTCAGGTTCTCATTTTACTCACAACAGTATATGTTGTTGGCAGCGAGATTAAATTCCGAACAGCCGATAAGTGGCTGGAAGCAGCAAATCTGAATATGTTTACGGCTATAGTAGGTAAGCTTCTGCCCTACACTATTATATACTGTATTATAGGTATATTTGCCAATTACATTATTTTCGGGGTTATGGATATTCCTTTTTCATCTGGATTTTTACCATTGAATCTGGCTACAATCCTTTTTATTATCGCAACTCAGGCTTTTGGAGTATTCCTATTCTCATTATTTCCTGCCATCGGGATTATCATGAGTGTAGTATCTATGGTCGCATCATTAGGGGCAACTCTTTCGGGAGTTACTTTTCCGGTACCTTTTATGTATCCGGCAGTATACTATGCTTCTTTTTTGTTCCCTGTCCGCCATTTTGTTGAGATCAACCAGAATCTACTCTACGGGAATTATGGATTTGCTTACACGTGGCAAAATGTCAGCATTTTATTCTTATTTCCATTGGTGACTCTTCTTATGTTGCCACATTTAAAAAATGCAATTTTAAGTCATAAATATGAAGATATTGATTAA
- a CDS encoding HlyD family secretion protein encodes MDKQKKYLIIAFISILTIVIIVSTVGIFLLKDKPTILQGQIEATEVRISGKLPGRIESFSVKEGQTVMKGDTLVSIYCPEGFAKLSQVNALESIAVSQNNLVDEGNRKQVIESFLQLWNKSKSDLELATTTHSRISTLYKEGVVASQRKDESEAIYKAAVAAERAAYQQYQMALDGARHQEKASARSLIDAARGTVTEVSATLEDAVLLAPDNGQISTIYPKVGELIGTGMPIMTLVVLGDAHVVLNVREDMLYNFKIGGKFKGDVPALNAKGITFVVNYISPLGSYATWKSTKETGSYDMITFELHALPESPVEGLRPGMSVLVNLDDIK; translated from the coding sequence ATGGATAAGCAAAAAAAATATTTGATTATAGCCTTCATCTCAATCTTAACGATTGTCATCATTGTTTCTACAGTAGGAATCTTTTTGTTAAAGGATAAACCGACTATACTACAAGGACAGATAGAAGCCACAGAAGTGCGTATCTCAGGAAAATTACCGGGACGTATCGAATCGTTTTCGGTGAAAGAAGGACAAACTGTAATGAAAGGAGATACTCTAGTTAGTATTTATTGTCCGGAAGGATTTGCTAAGCTATCGCAAGTAAATGCACTGGAGAGTATAGCAGTCTCTCAAAACAATCTGGTTGACGAAGGAAACCGTAAACAGGTTATCGAATCGTTTCTTCAACTTTGGAACAAGTCTAAATCGGATTTGGAGTTAGCCACAACAACTCACAGCCGCATATCGACTCTTTATAAGGAAGGGGTTGTAGCATCTCAACGAAAAGACGAAAGTGAAGCAATATACAAGGCTGCCGTAGCTGCCGAACGTGCGGCTTATCAGCAATACCAAATGGCGCTTGATGGTGCTCGTCATCAGGAAAAAGCCAGCGCACGCTCTTTAATAGATGCTGCCAGAGGAACTGTAACTGAAGTAAGTGCAACTCTAGAAGATGCTGTATTATTAGCACCTGACAATGGTCAAATATCAACTATTTATCCTAAAGTGGGCGAGCTTATAGGCACAGGAATGCCTATCATGACACTTGTGGTATTAGGTGATGCCCATGTAGTATTAAATGTGCGGGAAGATATGTTGTATAATTTCAAGATAGGAGGTAAGTTTAAAGGAGATGTTCCGGCCTTAAATGCCAAAGGAATTACATTCGTAGTAAACTACATCAGCCCATTAGGTAGTTATGCAACCTGGAAATCAACTAAAGAAACAGGCAGTTACGACATGATTACTTTTGAACTGCATGCACTACCCGAGTCGCCGGTAGAAGGACTACGCCCGGGCATGTCTGTATTAGTAAATCTTGACGATATAAAATAA
- a CDS encoding TolC family protein, producing the protein MLKYLITGSITLLLCSNTLLAQDTKIELTLEQSMQLAHTGNKSLKIANKEIEWAKYEHQRINSFWLPTITATGAYIHMSNNIEVRQPLSDYTNPAKDYIQSIYPGEQLVTSVLDKIGSQNLIVPLAPQNLATIDANLTLPLYTGGKRIYAGNISKQMISAAKVNKEQIDAGVQILLVENYFGLRLGNRIVDVKEKAYESLSMHYQNALKLEENGMINKAERLFVQVNLDEAKRELEAARKDLNMTQKSFKVLIKMETEDNISPVSSLFINDSIPSLSYFKGLIEDNSYASKQMKIQKDIAKNQLKIANAAYIPEIALIGKQTFFAHGIESNLLPRTFIGAGFTWNIFDGLNREKKIKQARVTQQILDIENEKVLDDNELAVDKLYNQIQNALDNIATLNTTIEMSKELLRIRKVAFKEGMATSTEVVDAEVMLSKVEIASLMAYYEYDVALINLLSVCGIPQSFDQYCNNGKTEQYIFNR; encoded by the coding sequence ATGCTCAAATATTTAATAACCGGCAGCATAACACTTCTTCTTTGTTCCAATACTCTTTTGGCCCAAGATACAAAGATTGAACTCACTCTTGAGCAATCTATGCAATTGGCACATACTGGAAACAAAAGCCTCAAAATTGCAAACAAAGAAATTGAATGGGCAAAGTATGAACATCAAAGAATAAATTCTTTCTGGCTCCCAACAATCACTGCAACAGGTGCATATATCCATATGTCAAATAACATAGAGGTAAGGCAACCCTTAAGTGATTACACCAATCCGGCAAAAGACTATATTCAATCTATTTATCCCGGCGAACAACTTGTTACATCGGTATTGGACAAAATAGGTAGTCAAAATCTTATCGTGCCGTTGGCTCCGCAAAATCTTGCTACGATTGATGCAAATCTGACATTGCCTCTATATACCGGAGGTAAACGTATCTATGCAGGTAACATCAGTAAACAGATGATTTCTGCGGCTAAGGTTAATAAAGAACAAATAGATGCAGGAGTGCAGATTTTACTGGTGGAAAATTATTTCGGTCTGCGTTTGGGAAACAGAATAGTTGATGTTAAAGAAAAGGCATACGAATCTTTAAGTATGCATTATCAAAATGCATTGAAGTTAGAAGAGAACGGGATGATAAATAAGGCTGAACGACTATTTGTTCAAGTAAATCTGGATGAAGCTAAACGCGAATTGGAAGCCGCCAGAAAGGATTTGAACATGACTCAAAAATCGTTTAAAGTATTAATTAAAATGGAAACGGAAGATAATATATCTCCCGTTTCCTCTCTCTTTATCAATGACTCTATACCCTCTTTATCTTATTTCAAAGGGTTAATAGAAGATAACAGTTATGCTTCCAAGCAGATGAAAATACAGAAAGACATAGCTAAAAATCAACTAAAAATAGCAAACGCGGCATATATTCCGGAAATTGCGTTGATTGGTAAACAAACTTTCTTCGCCCATGGGATAGAAAGCAACTTACTGCCCCGAACTTTTATTGGTGCCGGATTTACATGGAATATATTTGACGGGCTTAACAGAGAAAAGAAAATTAAACAAGCCAGAGTCACCCAACAGATTCTGGATATAGAAAACGAAAAAGTACTGGATGATAATGAACTTGCTGTAGATAAGCTTTATAATCAGATACAAAACGCATTAGATAATATAGCAACTCTGAATACAACCATCGAAATGAGTAAAGAGTTACTGAGGATACGTAAAGTAGCTTTTAAAGAAGGTATGGCTACTTCAACCGAAGTGGTTGATGCAGAAGTCATGCTCTCTAAGGTCGAAATTGCCTCATTAATGGCATATTATGAATATGATGTTGCATTGATAAACTTGCTATCGGTTTGTGGTATTCCTCAATCGTTTGACCAATACTGCAATAATGGAAAAACCGAACAGTATATTTTCAATCGTTAA
- a CDS encoding linear amide C-N hydrolase: MCTRVVYTGTEGMIVTGRTMDWKTELYSNIWVFPKGIERDGKTGENSLKWTSKYGSVVTSAFEIASTDGMNEKGLVANLLWLPESQYPVRDQSKPGLTIAAWVQYMLDNFATVNEAVSFVEGGTFQVVSDEMPDGSRMATLHLAISDATGDNAIFEYIDGKLTIHHSKDYKVMTNSPTYDKQLALNDYWKSIGGLTFLPGTNRPADRFARASFYIDVIPKTNDEKIAIASVFSVIRNASVPHGISTPENPEISSTQWRTVSDSKNLIYFFESSVTPNTFWVRLQDMNLEEGAPVLKLSIANDETYSGNTAKDFKPAQPFKFIGVNA; this comes from the coding sequence ATGTGTACAAGAGTAGTTTATACAGGAACTGAGGGAATGATAGTAACCGGTCGCACTATGGATTGGAAAACCGAATTATACAGCAATATCTGGGTATTTCCAAAAGGAATAGAAAGAGATGGCAAAACAGGTGAAAATTCTTTGAAATGGACATCCAAATATGGCAGTGTAGTAACCTCTGCTTTTGAGATTGCCAGTACAGACGGAATGAATGAAAAAGGATTGGTCGCGAACCTCCTTTGGCTGCCCGAATCGCAATATCCGGTAAGAGATCAAAGCAAACCGGGATTAACTATTGCCGCTTGGGTACAATATATGTTGGATAACTTTGCAACAGTAAACGAAGCGGTATCTTTTGTAGAAGGGGGAACTTTTCAGGTAGTGTCGGATGAAATGCCTGACGGATCGAGAATGGCAACCTTACACCTGGCTATATCAGATGCTACAGGCGATAACGCCATCTTCGAATATATTGATGGCAAATTGACTATTCACCATAGCAAGGATTACAAGGTAATGACCAATTCTCCGACGTATGACAAACAACTGGCTTTGAACGATTACTGGAAATCAATCGGAGGGTTGACATTTCTGCCAGGAACCAATCGTCCTGCCGACCGTTTTGCTAGAGCTAGTTTTTATATTGACGTAATCCCTAAAACAAATGATGAAAAGATAGCGATTGCCAGTGTATTCAGTGTAATCCGCAATGCGTCTGTTCCTCACGGAATATCGACTCCCGAAAATCCCGAGATTTCTTCGACTCAATGGAGAACAGTATCGGACAGTAAAAACTTGATCTACTTTTTTGAGTCGAGCGTAACTCCAAATACTTTTTGGGTAAGACTTCAGGATATGAATCTGGAGGAAGGTGCTCCTGTTTTAAAACTGTCTATTGCCAATGACGAAACATACAGTGGCAATACTGCTAAAGACTTTAAACCTGCGCAACCTTTTAAATTCATAGGTGTAAACGCTTAA
- a CDS encoding glutamate decarboxylase — MALHLVNPDKNSSFFDAYAESAAINSIPKFKIAEEPNDPKVIQDLLLDELLLDGNAKQNLATFCQTDLDPQIHYLMDKCIDKNMIDKDEYPQTAEIENRCVHILADLWNSPQSADTIGCSTTGSSEAAMLGGLALKWKWREKRRKEGKPTDKPNIITGPVQICWHKFARYFDVEIREIPMDHGRLLMTPEEVLKRVDENTIGVVPTFGVTFTLEYEDVKAINDALDKLQKETGLDIPIHVDAASGGFIAPFIQKDIVWDFRLPRVKSINTSGHKFGLSPLGVGWVVWREKEDLPEDLVFNVNYLGGNMPTFALNFSRPGGQIIAQYYNLLRHGRQGYARIQQACLNHGIFIAQEVEKLGLFDLLYDGTSALPGAAWMLKKGTNPGFSLYDLSDRMRSRGWQIASYTLPSNCEDMVIQRVLIRHGFSHDLAQLMIDDLKRSIDYFQKHPVTNISESDDQNSFHH, encoded by the coding sequence ATGGCACTACATTTAGTAAACCCAGACAAAAACAGCAGTTTTTTTGATGCTTATGCCGAATCGGCAGCAATTAATTCTATCCCTAAATTCAAAATTGCGGAAGAACCTAATGACCCGAAGGTTATACAAGACCTTTTGTTAGACGAATTATTACTTGATGGTAATGCGAAGCAAAACCTTGCTACATTTTGTCAAACAGACCTTGATCCTCAGATACATTATTTAATGGACAAATGTATTGATAAGAACATGATCGATAAGGACGAATATCCTCAAACAGCCGAAATCGAAAACCGTTGTGTGCATATATTGGCTGACTTATGGAATTCACCTCAAAGTGCTGATACTATCGGATGCTCTACAACCGGTTCGAGTGAAGCAGCTATGTTAGGTGGATTGGCTTTGAAATGGAAATGGAGAGAAAAACGCCGAAAAGAAGGTAAACCTACTGATAAGCCTAATATTATAACAGGACCTGTACAAATATGCTGGCATAAATTTGCACGTTATTTTGATGTCGAAATCCGTGAAATTCCTATGGATCATGGACGTTTATTAATGACTCCCGAAGAAGTATTGAAAAGAGTAGATGAAAATACAATAGGTGTAGTTCCTACTTTTGGTGTTACATTTACATTAGAATACGAAGATGTAAAAGCCATTAATGATGCTTTAGATAAGCTGCAAAAAGAAACCGGACTGGATATTCCTATCCATGTGGATGCTGCCAGCGGCGGATTTATTGCTCCCTTCATTCAAAAAGATATTGTTTGGGATTTCAGATTACCACGTGTAAAATCAATTAATACATCAGGCCATAAGTTCGGATTATCGCCACTAGGTGTGGGTTGGGTAGTATGGCGCGAGAAAGAAGACTTACCTGAGGATCTGGTATTCAATGTAAATTACTTAGGAGGTAATATGCCTACTTTTGCACTGAACTTCTCTCGTCCCGGTGGACAAATTATAGCTCAATATTATAATCTTTTACGTCATGGCCGTCAAGGATATGCACGCATTCAGCAAGCATGTCTTAATCATGGAATTTTCATTGCTCAGGAGGTCGAAAAATTAGGATTATTCGATTTATTATATGATGGCACATCGGCATTACCCGGAGCTGCGTGGATGTTGAAAAAAGGCACTAATCCCGGATTCAGTTTATATGACCTATCGGATCGTATGCGTAGTAGAGGATGGCAAATTGCATCATATACACTTCCATCCAATTGTGAGGATATGGTGATACAACGAGTTTTAATCCGCCATGGGTTTAGTCATGACTTGGCACAATTGATGATTGATGATTTGAAACGTAGCATAGATTATTTCCAAAAACATCCGGTTACAAATATTTCCGAATCCGATGATCAAAATAGCTTCCATCATTAA
- a CDS encoding BamA/TamA family outer membrane protein — MRTQLVIVFLFLGLSALNAHTESKQDTLHVQHKESKGIIEPIYDYVEKTAFQYLESSNDKTSDIKGFKFSIMGGPYYSNETKVGMGLIASGLYRVKGCSEDMAPSSVSLFSNITTVGAYSFGVKGTTFFPEMRYWINANVSFSDTPLRYWGIGYDAGSQENYSTYNNMQKNIEVDLFKKTGKYSALGIITNAMEVSGVNFSEVSLLGNESRKATAVGVGLIASYDSRDFIPNPYKGIYAMASNTYYAGALGSTHGFNKIDLIFRCYKQIRKDTILAFDLDGTFNMGNVNWGMMALVGSPNQMRGYYQGRYRDKKLIDTQVEIRQHVYKRSGVVAWAGAGNAFSKFSTVQLCQTLPTYGAGYRFELKERVNLRLDYGRGKDQSAFYININEAF; from the coding sequence ATGCGTACCCAACTGGTAATTGTATTTCTTTTCTTAGGTTTATCTGCTCTGAATGCTCATACCGAATCGAAGCAAGATACTTTACATGTTCAACATAAAGAAAGTAAAGGAATCATTGAGCCGATATATGACTATGTCGAAAAAACAGCTTTTCAATACTTAGAAAGCTCCAACGACAAGACATCGGATATTAAAGGCTTTAAGTTCTCGATAATGGGAGGACCCTACTATTCGAATGAAACCAAAGTCGGTATGGGACTGATTGCTTCCGGATTATACCGTGTGAAGGGGTGTAGCGAAGATATGGCTCCATCTAGTGTATCTTTATTTAGTAATATCACAACAGTTGGGGCTTATTCTTTCGGAGTAAAGGGAACCACTTTTTTTCCGGAGATGCGTTATTGGATTAATGCCAATGTCTCGTTTTCAGATACACCTCTTCGTTACTGGGGTATCGGATATGATGCAGGAAGTCAGGAAAATTACTCGACATACAACAATATGCAGAAAAATATAGAAGTTGATCTTTTTAAGAAAACAGGTAAATATTCAGCTTTGGGAATTATAACCAATGCAATGGAAGTGTCAGGCGTTAATTTTTCGGAAGTTAGTTTGCTGGGTAATGAAAGTCGAAAAGCGACAGCAGTAGGTGTTGGTCTTATAGCATCATACGACTCGAGGGATTTTATACCCAATCCATATAAAGGGATATATGCTATGGCATCAAATACTTATTATGCAGGAGCTTTAGGAAGTACACATGGTTTTAATAAGATCGATCTAATATTCAGATGTTACAAACAAATACGAAAAGATACTATTCTGGCTTTTGATCTGGATGGCACTTTCAATATGGGTAATGTAAATTGGGGTATGATGGCATTAGTTGGAAGCCCGAATCAAATGAGAGGGTATTACCAAGGACGTTATCGTGACAAGAAATTGATAGATACACAAGTAGAAATCCGTCAGCATGTTTATAAACGAAGTGGTGTAGTAGCTTGGGCAGGAGCGGGAAATGCTTTCTCTAAATTTTCGACCGTTCAATTGTGTCAAACACTTCCGACCTATGGTGCCGGTTATCGCTTCGAATTAAAAGAGAGAGTAAACCTTCGCCTTGACTACGGAAGAGGCAAAGACCAATCTGCATTTTATATTAATATAAATGAAGCATTTTAA